The Ipomoea triloba cultivar NCNSP0323 chromosome 4, ASM357664v1 DNA segment AGGAATTCGAACTGACCGACCCTCAGCCAAGAGTGCCGGTAGACAGGATATTGGAGGGTGGACTGTAATGTTGCTTCCATCAAGACAGTTTAGATATATTGTGCTGACTACAACTGTTGACACCATGAACCACGAGGATAGGATGAGCGAGCCGAGTAGGCGGAGAGACAAGTTAAAGGACAGAGCAGATCGGGTAGTTGGCATGAAGGGGAGCTCGGGTGAGGCGGATTCGGAATCTTCCTAAGATGATGAAGATCATATCAATAGTGGATTCGTGGGCGTTATAAGgaaattaaagtatatcaaaAGGCTTTAGGAAATTTCAACCCCCCCAAGGTTTGTGAAAACAGTGTTTTTAGCCTCTCTTTTATTTCGAATGGCTTAACCTTTTTCAAGGGTTAACACCCCTATTTATACGTATAAATAGGGGTGTTAACCCTTGAAAAAGGTTAAGCCATTCGAAATAAAAGAGAGGCTAAAAACACTGTTTTCACAAACCTTAAGACTAAATTACTTTCCGGTAGTGTTAGCGCCCCGATTGACCACCTCgtggttgataaaaccaacaacTAATGTTGTCAAAATTACACGTAGTAGAAAATCATAAATACAATCATTAACCACTCATGTCTTTTTAAGATAAATCTATGAGTGTGATCTTGTGAAATTTACAAACTAGCACGGAAGAATCGAGAACTCAAGATTGATAAACCAAATTTGTTTGAGTTATGAGTGTGTCTCTTTGCATGACAAAACTATATGAATCACAACCATAAGTGAGTATCCATTTTAGCTACCATGAACTCTCCTTGATTGCCCATAATAACCAATTCATAACCCACCTTGTTTTGATTAGCAAGCAAATTGGCATCATAGTTACACTTTACAAAACCTTGTTGCTTCTCAAATGAAGAAACAATTAAGTAGTCCATCTTATAATGTCACAAGTATTTTTTATATCTGAAACCATGAAAATAACTTTAATGATAATACATATAGACACACATATACGAAAGTCATCAACATAATATATCTAGCAATAAATCTCGTCACAAATTAAAGAGTACAAAATTTCTCAGCATATGCTATATAACTCCATAAttgttttgaaatatatataggtAATTTTGAAACTCACATGATGCTTTCATATAGTTATCAGTTATGTATAAATcgtaagcaaataagttatctacatttatttaatttaacatattttttgtgcataaaattcatataacatgacgtgcacctagttataacgttaggtgcaactacattccggacacgtcgCGCggtgtgattcgtccgcatttctctcctgggcggccagtacgcatttgaacgcatatatatatatatatatatatatatatatatatatatatatatatatatatatatatatatatatatgttatatatgttaaACTCTATATAGACACAATTCAAACCACTAATGGAattaagtatttaattaaattgatcaAGCATGAAGAATATAATCATTGTTAAATACGTGATCTATATACAAAGAGCTaagtatcaaattaaaatagcaTCTTGTACTCATATCAAGTTGGTCCAACGTACGTGTTAGAGTCATTACCATTGTAAATGGGTTCCAGCAAACccattattttattgtttatttgttgagaattgatatttttaaaagtattattatggagaaaaaaaaaaagcaatttaCCTTTAAATCAGTATCCAATTATAACTACGTTAGACTCCAAAAAACGGAATCTCCAAGGAAAAGAGCCATTGCATAATGAATTAAAGTTACTCTAGATATAACATGTTGTTATGTTAGTTGATCTTCCCGAGAGCTTACATCAATGAAAAAATTTAACATCTCAATGTCGACTCTTTGCCACCTGCACATAATATGTTCCAAGCAGTGAGATAATTTGGTACATATTTGGTGTGAGAACTTTTTCCTAGTAAGAGAGGACCAGGAAGTTTACTAGATACTCTCATTTTATTCATATCCGTTACTTAAATACCAAACAATAAGGAACATAATTAATAAGTTAAGAAAATGATTGTTCAGATGTATTCAAATATGAGCTTGAGAACTGTGTATTGAATGAGCTAAGTCTCTTATCTCTTACCTTTCACAAGTTATATATACAAAGGTTCATAATGGACACAATGATTCACTACACATGTTGTTCATCAACTAATCTTGGGTCTTTGTAGTGTAATGATGTCCTTAAACAAGTATTGCGGGAtgagaaataattatttcctaacattgattcatataataaaggttgtaatttTATAAGGGACTCATGGTGATGAATAGTGATGTATAAATGCGGAATTACTGGATGAAATTCCCCCTTCATTTtgttaaaagatgtataatggaaaaaggTTATGAGTTTCATAAAAAGAGGTTTCACATTCTAAAAAGGATTTCTATTCCATTCTAAAAGGAGGTTTCCCATTCCTCTTAAAAGATGAGGTCTtatcacatctataaatactCTGAAAAACTTTAAAGATCATACGATTTTTCAATCATAATTCATAAGGTTTATAGTCTCTGAGTTTTCTAGTATCCATAAGAGGTGATTAAGGCATACAGATAAAAAAAGTGAAGCATTCTTAATTCATTCGGTCTAAAGATTACATCTCCAGTGAaatcaagtaagtctttatccttatttttgttttaattaaagattttatccttatttttgttttaattaaagatccacAATCATGAACATAATTTAGTTGATTAGTTTGATTTATATGCGATTCATTGTATTTGTGATTCCACACTTAGATTATAAACGGATAAAGGATTTAATTAACAGCGTCCTTATAATTTACTATGGACCGCCAATCAATCCAACCGTAATTggataacacaaaatatatattctcgtgaatacaaataatttttttagtctTGAAATACATATCGGATCCATAATAGAAACCCAGTATCCATATAGAGAACTGGGCAAACCCTAAAAAGGGTAAGGTTGCCGTTGATTGTACGCGAATTACAACTTCAGACGATGATTCTAGAACACGGTGTGGACCCCACACCGTcatataaattctaaaatccTCCGTTAAATCGCCCATAATTTTCTCTCCCTTGTCGAAATCACCGCGTCGTCGCCATTTCAGCTCTTCTCCTCCGTGTTCCGACCTCAGGTACCTCTTCCGGCTGCTTGTTCTCCTTAAATTCTGACTGTATCTGTGGTGTATGTATGATGCCCGTGTATCTGGTAGAGATATCGTGATCtagggttttgtttttgtttgtgtgAGGTACAGATTACGGTCTTAGTCAGGGTTTAAATTCAGAGTCTCGTTGACCTGTAGGCTCCTCTAGTTTCCGAATTTCATCACTGCTATGATTGTATAAACGATTTGGTGGCGTTTGAATGCTGATAAACTGTGTGGAATGTGAATTGATTTGGTAGGGATTTTAAGTTGTTCGGATTAATACATGGCGTCGAAGCGCATTTTGAAGGAGCTCAAGGATCTGCAGAAGGACCCTCCCACATCATGCAGCGCTGGTATGCTTTGATGTTTCTAATCATGTGCTTTGCTTAGTTTATCACTTTGATATATTAAAAGCTGTCACCTCTGCTACAAGCTAAACTGTTAGCACTGCTTTACTGTAATTTATATCAGTTAGGGTAAATTGATCTTATTTGCATTCTATGTGGTATTAAGAGGAATCTATGAACTGGtaggaattgaatttatttgtcATTGGCATGAAAAGCAGACTTTGATTGCAGTTAAATTTTGCATTGAGTAATTCTTCCAAAACCTGTGATTCAGGATTTCAGGCTTTAAATATTCATCTAGTCCTGTATCATAGTTTATATCATCAACATTTGTTCAATTAATAATGCAAATGTAGTCTCTGTTTGTTCAATTAGTAATTGGTTTTCTTTGCATGCTATAGTCCTATTGAATTTCTCATAGGAAGCTATATCATTTATGGAACTTGATTATTAGCCATTTATGGGTTAGAACTTTAAATAGATGCTTAACTCATTTGTAGTAACACTTAAGGTATAGACCAATAGCtaacaatttattaatttattttcctgAATTAGTATTTTTGAATTTCTCATAGGCAGCTAAATTATTAGTCACTTATGGTTTAGGTAGATGCTTATCACTCATTTGTAGTAACACTTACTCCGTAACATTTAACAAGTtatgaataaatttattaactttCTCTATAAGCAGTGTGCTTTAAGTAGGTCATGTGTTATCTTACCTTGTCAAGTTTGAGCCTAGCAGTAGTAAGACATGTTCTTATAGGAAGCAAATCCAACAAATATTGAGATTATTAAACATTATGCAGGACTTAGGTTGTGAGTATTGAGTCCTGCTCCCATGTTTGCTGTTTAGCCTTAGGCAGAGGGCAATTGATTTTGTGCTATTGCTATTCCTATCTCACTTATTTGGCAgtgtgccttttttttttggtgtcaTCATCCTCAATACTGAAGTTCATTGCACATTCATTTGTTGTAGGTCCTGTGGCGGAAGATATGTTCCAATGGCAGGCAACTATTATGGGGCCATCTGATAGCCCATACACTGGAGGTGTATTTCTGGTGTCAATTCATTTCCCACCTGATTACCCTTTTAAGCCACCTAAGGTAACCTACTGCTCCATGGTACATGAGTTTTGAATAAATCTCATTAGTAATAGGAGAGTATTTAGCTTACCATTACTTCACCACCCACTGCCACCAATACAACCACTATTGGTTATGAGTACattatattaagaaaataaGTCAAATTAAAGCATGGTTTCTAAATTGGAAAAATATTCATAAGTTTACTACTCGTGaacatgttttctaattttccaatcagaaaaaggaaaaatggaacCATATTCATCAACTAAACAAACCCTTGGCATCTtgtctaatttttaaattttgcaatagtggcctaaataaaatgttaaaatttattgTGTCAGGTTGCATTTAGAACTAAGGTCTTTCACCCAAACATCAATAGCAACGGAAGTATCTGCCTAGATATTCTGAAAGAGCAGTGGAGTCCAGCACTCACCATATCCAAGGTTTGAGCTACAATTGCCTTCTGTTTATACTTGATGTTTCTGTCTCAGTGTCTGCTGTGTGTATTCGTGAAGGAAATACATTtggcataattaaaaaaaaaaatcttcttgcAATAATGTATGCACTTTATGCTCCACAATTATTGATATCCTGCACTTTATGCACTTTAGTATGTTTAGGAATTGCTTTCATTTGTCCTTGATAATAGTGCCTTGTGTTTACCTAGCATACAAAAATTGATGATGGCTGGTTTGtgttattattgttgtgttATTCTTGATTTGATGGGAGCTGTGCTTATTTATTGCCTGAATTATTTTGTCTTGTCTTCTGCTTCCCTTCTTTTATTTGGAGCTTTTGCTGTCTAAGACTTTAATTACATTGTACTTGTATAATTCATTCAGGTTCTGTTGTCCATCTGCTCTCTTTTGACGGATCCTAACCCTGATGATCCTCTCGTCCCCGAAATTGCACACATGTACAAGACTGATAGGGCCAAATATGAGGCCACTGCTCGTAGCTGGACACAGAAGTATGCTATGGGATAATAAGGCAAAGACTGGTCTGGAATGCTCAAAATTGTCTTAACTCCAGTATTGCAATAAGTTGGTGATGAACTAAGTCTATTTGGTTCTCCTCATTTGAGGCAACAATTTTCATGAATCTTTTTGTGAATATCATGGGTTTGGACTGGTGAAGGGGGGGTGGAGAAGTTTAATGTGATGTTAACATTGATTTAAGTGGGTTTGTCTTTTTCTTGGTTCAGACATCTTTAGGTGTTATTGCATTATTGGATATTTGCTTGTGACATTTCTAGTGCCTAAGAAATGAAACAAAATGTTTTGATTATtgcattttactattttattttactagtAAACACCAGCCTCTTTTCTCTAGCATCTTGGTACTGGTAGAGTTTTTGCACATGGACCGTGCGTGGTTGGAAACTGAGTGGTTTTCGATTACAACTGCTAATGGGAGAGTAGGTATACTTAAAAAACGCGTTTATGGTTGCCAGCAGAGCGCGGTGacgcttgtttttttttttttttttttggtttctctAAATGCGTTGAAAAtcaaatattgaaataattacGCATTGCTTTGTTGCGAAGCGACTATGTTTGTGGTCTAATAATAGTGGTGCATGTGCCATGTGGCGTGCCGTCCAGTCTGGGTCTGCTCCGCCGCTTTGCTGCTTCTTCAAGCGAAGTACACTTTTTTCCTCCCCCTTTTTAACTCATACCCAATCTACACGCCCACAACAGTGATATTAATGAAACAGTGAAAGTATTATCTCGTGTATTCAATTGATCAACAATAACTTACAAGTAATACAATAGATACAGGAGACTTAACTTACCCGACATAACCCAACATAATAGGGAGTAGCTTAGTCAAAGTAATATGAACCGCACACTAGCCTAATAACTCTAGAAACTGTGTATGCGACGATGTAGCGATTGATGTCTGGGACAGGTGGGCAAATCATTGCCGTACTTGAGCAGCAGGGAGTGAGTGAGTGAGTCGAGTCGTATTTTAGGtttataaattgattgattccTAAAATCACGACTTGGACTGCCTAATGCGATACATAATGGAACCAAATTCTACCGACCTGTGGGACTCAAAATGGATGTCACACGGCATGCCGgtaataaactaataagtaCTATTCCGTGTTGGATATCTTACCCCCAATgcggatttttttttctttttaaattccttGCAGTTGACCAAAAGCTATACGATTTAATAGTTTGTGCACTTGGCTTTGGATTTTAAGGGTGTATCTCATAGGGTAATTGGAGTGGTTTACTATTTCAATTACTTAACGAAAACTGATAGTCCATTTATAAACAATGATTGAGCAGTTAAAGTTGTTTAGTACTTCGGTCACATTACACTACTCTAATAGAAGTAGTGCAAATTCAAGTAGTCTTAACTGTTTTGGTTTTCACTGTTATTgctttaacaattttaatttcatctttctcaaatacggagtatatccTTAAGTcaataactttaattttagtAGACTACTCTTAacgtttatttgtttgtttgttttttttttttttccttgttcaACCAAGTGTCTATTTACTGAGAAAAGTTAAAATTGTACATTTTCACGATATCACCGTCACTTGATGTTTTAAAACTAATCACATTTTCACACTTAAAAAGAAAACTGCGTAAATTTATTCTTCCTACAAAAGTCCTTTCTCCATTCTTTTCCAGTTAAATCTTAATTAAATGAACCACAATAGTcaaaagagaaattaaaattttaattcccTGCCTCAAGTAATGTGGTCAATCCAACCAATAGTCCAACACCCccctctatttttttattttttttttaaaatcttttttatttttttaataaagatatTGTTGATGAATAAAGGCCACCAATATAGTCAATTGGTGGATACTCCCTATGGGTTTATTCAATGTTGGTGTCAATATCAGTCAAGGTGGTGTATAAGTTACGTGTGAAACTTGATGTTGTGCGTTGATGATTCGACCTTGATTCATCAAGACTAATTGTTTAACATCTTGAATCTTGTTAACAATCCCAATTAAGTTTGTCAAATAGTTGACTTTGTAATTATAAcgttttaaattttacttttcacAACAGTTGTTTATTAACTTTCATCTAGGAACAATTAGCTATCGCACTGCCCTtttcaagaattaaaaaaacattttattttgaattctaaaatttttttcttgtttgagcAATTCGACAGCGATCACGTTTGAGCTGGACCCCAACTCCACGCTGCGGCTATTTCAAAGTCTTTGAATCCTTATAAAATGGCGGAAACCTCTCCTCCACCTTCCAAGCAATTTCTTCTGACATTTTTTGTTGAACTTAGTGCGGGCGCCCACACTTCAATAATTCCATGAAACCAAAACATTTGAAAATATGGGCAATTGGTTAATTGGAGTTGtaaagtgaaaataaataaagatagaGACTCGAGAGTGGGGTTTTGAGGTTTCATATTTTGGTGTTTCTAAGAGTGGGGTTAACTTAGACGTTTGCCTGATGATGTTATTgggataactttttttttttctctcgaTTTTTGCAAttgttagtatttttttttttttttgtagaattgaaaataaataattaataagactCGAGACCCCAAGTTTTAGAGTTTCAGTATTTTGATGTTCTTCCGTGAGGGGTTAGATGTTTGCTTTCTTAGGGTGAAATTGGGGTACCTTTTCGCGATTTGTGTGTAGTTGTTTTAGTGTTTTTCGATTGTATttaggggtgttagcgaacagagctttcgacaaactactcgtgttcgtgttcggtaagcgttcgtttattaagctaaacgaacattaacaaacaaaattttgagctcggttaataaacgaacagagctTGAACAGTTGggagctcgtttgctaagagatcgtgaacaagctcgtttgtgttcgttagtgttgttcgtgaacaagctcgtttatgttcgttaagtaatgttcgcgaacatgttcgtgaacatatatatatatatatatataattatacaaagtCTAGTGGAACTACTGTGCAAGCCACTTTCATTAGGGTTCCACGTTTTCCTCTTCACTCCTCAGAAATCAATTCCTCTTCACTTGTTCAGTCGCCAGTCCGCTACTTCGCCAGTCGCTAGCTAGTGCAGCCACTCTCACGTCGGCAGCCACCGCCGGTTTTCTCCATCACTAGTCACTGCTGTTTCGCGCCACCGCCGGTTTTCTCCATCACTAGTCACTGCTGTTTCGCCATCGCGTCGCTTTTCTCCATCACTAGTCACTGCTGTTTCGCCATCGCGTCGCTACGTCGCCACCATCACCTCCATCTCTATTTCGTCGCGTCGCTACGTCGCCACCATCACCTCCATCTCTATTTCGATGTCCCGTCGCCACCGTCTGTTGACGTCGTAGCCACCTCCGGCCTCTGTACGGCTGTACGTATCTCTATTTATATTCTCTGTCTCTCTGAACtgttaaggaaaaaaaaaccatgCTAACTTTTGCTTTCTATTCTTGCATCTAACTATCCTAGTGACACCAtgttttgtttatttgcttAGATCTGATTATCTAAAAGCTAAAAGTTATGTTAGTGGGTGTGCCACTAAGTCTATTTCTTAAAAGAAATGATCAAAAACATCATCTGATGTTTTGGAAATGCTGAATGCAGCATGTATGATGTATCTATGTTTGTCTTTTtctgatgttttgaaaaaaaaagccATGAAACtcttcattaatttatttaatgcaACATGTATCTATGTTTGTCCTTTACTGAGATACATTCGCATATATGATATAACATATCACACATTTACACTTCATTAATTTGCTCTTCATTACttccttaatttattaatttatatgtattGTCATTAATAACAGAATCTCAGGCAGCAAGCAACAACCCAGAAAGTCACCAACAATAATTTCTTATGGTATTCtttatttttgctttatttttactatttgagtttagctttattttatattaattagtaattatggttgATGCTAGTATGCCACTTTGACATTGTATTTGTGTGTTTATTTGTTCTTTGAATTTTCTTGTTAAGCTTGTTGGACATTTGgacaagatgaagaagaacaatGTAACATATTGTACTGTGTCAATGTGGTAGTATTCAAtaatcttattaattttatataatcttatttatttttttaattatagtgtgaatattgtatatatttttaattacttgtttgtattatgtataataGCAATGTCTTATGCAAGTTACAACACAGTTGATCAATATTCAAGTCCAAGTGTTGGTTCTTCAGACTTACCAATAGATATGGCAGAAGGAAATGAAGCAAATGTAGACCTAATTGGGTTAGAATGTGATGCTGGAAAGGATGTTACTAAGGAAGTTGAAGAAGTGGAAGGGGACTGTGAACCATATAAAAAAAAGCAAAggaaaaaattttcaattatttggCAGGAAATGACATTGGTCAAACTTGAGAATGGTGAGGAAAGAGTGCAATGCAATCACTGCAACTACAAATTGAAAAAGCAAAAGGATGGGACAACCACACAATACAAAAGACATTTAGATTGTTGCATAAAACGCAAGATAAATCTATCTGGGCAAAGGAACATTTGTGTACTTCCATCAACACAAAAATCAGAAAGTGTTAATGGTGTTCAAAGTT contains these protein-coding regions:
- the LOC116017156 gene encoding ubiquitin-conjugating enzyme E2 28-like; translation: MASKRILKELKDLQKDPPTSCSAGPVAEDMFQWQATIMGPSDSPYTGGVFLVSIHFPPDYPFKPPKVAFRTKVFHPNINSNGSICLDILKEQWSPALTISKVLLSICSLLTDPNPDDPLVPEIAHMYKTDRAKYEATARSWTQKYAMG